One genomic window of Candidatus Methylomirabilota bacterium includes the following:
- a CDS encoding branched-chain amino acid ABC transporter permease gives MPPIAQYVFNGIVTGGILALPAVAFSLLWRLLRFPNFAVSTYLTVGAYVALVLNHGVRASIELAWLGALVVTGAVALVVDRIAFRPMRDRRPFSLAIASIGVAFVLENVVRFVWGNDFRSFDVPVTRGMSVAGLRVGREQLLILGVAVVLMALAQAFLLRTRLGIAMRATADNPLLAAVKGVPTERVIALATLGGGGLAGGAGVFLGLDASIDPLMGGGLIISVFAAAILGGIGSAPGALAGALIVGIMEEVGMLVVPPTYKTAIGFTIILAVLLVRPTGLAGARS, from the coding sequence CCCGCGGTCGCCTTCTCGCTCCTCTGGCGACTCCTGCGCTTTCCGAACTTCGCCGTCAGCACGTACCTCACGGTGGGCGCCTACGTCGCGCTGGTGCTGAACCACGGCGTGCGCGCATCGATCGAGCTGGCCTGGCTCGGCGCGCTCGTGGTGACCGGCGCCGTCGCGCTCGTCGTCGACCGCATCGCGTTCCGGCCGATGCGCGATCGGCGTCCCTTCTCGCTGGCCATCGCGTCGATCGGCGTCGCCTTCGTTCTCGAGAACGTCGTGCGCTTCGTGTGGGGCAACGATTTTCGGAGCTTCGACGTGCCGGTCACGCGCGGCATGAGCGTGGCCGGGCTCCGCGTCGGCCGCGAGCAGCTCCTCATCCTCGGCGTCGCGGTGGTCTTGATGGCGCTTGCCCAGGCGTTTCTGCTCCGGACCCGGCTCGGCATCGCCATGCGCGCCACCGCCGACAATCCGCTGCTCGCCGCGGTCAAGGGCGTGCCCACCGAACGCGTGATCGCGCTCGCCACCCTGGGGGGCGGCGGGCTCGCGGGCGGGGCCGGGGTGTTCCTCGGCCTCGACGCCAGCATCGATCCCCTGATGGGCGGTGGCCTCATCATCTCGGTCTTCGCCGCCGCCATCCTCGGGGGCATCGGCTCGGCGCCGGGGGCGCTCGCCGGCGCCTTGATCGTCGGCATCATGGAAGAGGTCGGGATGCTCGTGGTCCCGCCGACGTACAAGACGGCGATCGGCTTCACGATCATTCTCGCCGTGCTGCTCGTGAGGCCAACCGGCCTCGCCGGCGCGCGATCGTGA
- a CDS encoding branched-chain amino acid ABC transporter permease, whose translation MIAYLTAIATLVGIRAVLTLGLNVQWGLTGLVNLGAVAFFAVGAYTSALLAVGGTPLALAWPAAVGMATAAGAGLAMVALRLREDYLAIVTLGFGEVLRLFLLNEAWLTHGANGVTAIPRPLHAQFTRHYDVFYLALVLVVVALVYAALERLRRSPFGRVLRAIREDEIVAAVAGKPVFRFKVQAFALGASIGGLAGILFAHYLAYVEPNMFLPQESLFVWLALILGGSGNNRGALLGSVVLLGLLEGSRFAKDVIPFLTGVRLAAAQQILVGVVLVVLMVRRPEGLLPEKPGSD comes from the coding sequence GTGATCGCCTATCTCACCGCCATCGCGACGCTCGTCGGCATCCGCGCCGTGCTGACCCTCGGCCTGAACGTCCAATGGGGCCTGACCGGGCTCGTGAACCTCGGCGCCGTCGCGTTCTTCGCCGTCGGCGCCTATACGTCCGCCCTGCTGGCCGTGGGGGGGACGCCGCTCGCCCTCGCGTGGCCCGCCGCGGTCGGGATGGCCACGGCGGCCGGGGCCGGGCTGGCCATGGTTGCCCTGCGACTCAGAGAGGACTACCTCGCCATCGTCACCCTCGGCTTCGGCGAGGTCTTGCGGCTGTTCCTCCTGAACGAGGCGTGGCTCACGCACGGCGCCAACGGTGTGACGGCGATCCCGCGCCCGCTCCACGCGCAGTTCACCCGGCACTACGACGTGTTTTACCTCGCCCTCGTGCTCGTGGTGGTCGCGCTCGTCTACGCCGCCCTCGAGCGCCTGCGTCGGTCGCCGTTCGGCCGCGTGCTCCGCGCCATCCGCGAGGACGAGATCGTCGCCGCCGTCGCGGGCAAGCCCGTCTTCCGGTTCAAGGTCCAAGCTTTCGCGCTCGGCGCGAGCATCGGGGGACTCGCGGGCATTCTCTTCGCGCACTATCTCGCGTACGTCGAGCCGAACATGTTCCTGCCCCAGGAAAGCCTGTTCGTCTGGCTCGCCCTCATCCTCGGGGGCAGCGGCAACAATCGCGGCGCTCTCCTCGGCTCGGTGGTGCTCCTCGGTCTTCTCGAAGGCAGCCGATTCGCAAAGGACGTGATCCCGTTCCTGACGGGCGTGCGACTCGCCGCGGCGCAGCAGATTCTCGTCGGCGTGGTTCTCGTGGTGTTGATGGTCCGGCGTCCCGAGGGATTGCTGCCGGAGAAGCCGGGTTCGGACTAA
- a CDS encoding NAD(P)-dependent oxidoreductase, whose product MRVGFIGLGNMGGPLASFVLKAGFSLAVHDIRREAAAALLEQGAIWTDSPAEVAARCDVICTCVPGPLEMQAVTLGVRGILEGVKPGAVVIDHTTNAPGLVREVGGALEARGAHLLDAPLDGGREGALEGQLTLFVGGDEAILRRVKPVLDTFSRSVVWVGELGAGSVTKIVHNALAMSIDLLLAECLTLGAKAGVAVPRLVEAFREGCIVSNNMTFTKRMPATLFRGDFAARFALALAYKDFRLAGDLATQHGVPTRLLDLCQLELLEAMNRGWGDQDRTKASTLQEERAGVKLRM is encoded by the coding sequence ATGCGGGTAGGATTCATTGGCTTGGGGAACATGGGGGGGCCGCTGGCGAGCTTCGTGCTCAAGGCGGGGTTCTCGCTCGCGGTCCACGACATCAGGAGAGAGGCGGCGGCCGCGCTGCTCGAACAGGGGGCGATCTGGACCGACTCTCCCGCGGAGGTGGCCGCCCGATGCGATGTGATCTGCACGTGCGTGCCCGGCCCCCTGGAGATGCAAGCCGTCACCCTCGGGGTTAGAGGGATTCTGGAGGGCGTGAAACCAGGCGCCGTGGTGATCGACCATACGACGAACGCCCCTGGCCTCGTGCGGGAGGTCGGCGGCGCGCTGGAGGCGCGCGGCGCGCACCTGCTCGACGCGCCCCTCGACGGCGGACGCGAAGGCGCCCTCGAGGGGCAGCTCACCCTGTTCGTCGGTGGCGACGAGGCCATCCTGCGCCGAGTGAAGCCGGTGCTCGACACGTTTTCCCGGAGCGTGGTGTGGGTCGGCGAGCTGGGGGCGGGGTCGGTCACCAAGATCGTCCACAACGCCCTGGCCATGAGCATCGATCTGCTGCTCGCGGAGTGCCTGACCCTCGGCGCGAAAGCCGGCGTCGCCGTCCCTCGCCTCGTCGAGGCGTTCCGCGAGGGGTGCATCGTGAGCAACAACATGACCTTCACGAAGCGCATGCCTGCCACGCTCTTCCGCGGAGATTTCGCCGCCCGGTTCGCGCTGGCTCTCGCGTACAAGGACTTCCGGCTCGCCGGTGATCTCGCGACGCAGCACGGGGTGCCCACCCGCTTGCTCGACCTCTGTCAGCTGGAGCTGCTGGAGGCCATGAATCGCGGGTGGGGCGATCAGGACCGCACGAAGGCCTCGACGCTCCAGGAGGAGCGCGCCGGCGTGAAGCTGAGAATGTAG
- a CDS encoding amidohydrolase family protein — protein MTDRPDLVIDGDGHVIEVNETYERIDPKYRERRPVYTQVSRGNIVRLVDGKVWGPDTECGFVGVNGNLPAPHGKAIHYRRMGTYNPWARLADMDRDQIDVAVIYPTDELPLTVTHDAGFAAARARAYNDWLYDYCEVCPQRLKGIGLVALQDVEGAIEEMRRATSRLNMVGIQIGCTVREDTLLSDARLSPFWAEAERLNVPIAVHGPALPSLFRSYFDINRPDHMLEASHMAHTFAQMLACSNIITGGVLERFSRLKVAFLEAGAGWVPYWMHRMDEYNEVAPERWAHISAKPSEYVKGGRVFFSCEPGDEFIPFFLDHVGEDAMLFASDYLHFDALFVGERGHDGNPYPGTVATLLGRKDVPDSAKRKMLLDNSLNFYSMDKSKLGRRGMPVARPEPEEARRATMPGSISAR, from the coding sequence ATGACCGACCGACCCGATCTGGTGATCGACGGCGACGGACACGTGATCGAGGTCAACGAGACCTACGAGCGGATCGATCCGAAGTACCGCGAGCGGCGTCCCGTCTATACCCAGGTGTCCCGGGGCAACATCGTTCGTCTCGTGGACGGCAAGGTCTGGGGACCCGACACGGAGTGCGGATTCGTGGGGGTCAATGGCAACCTGCCCGCGCCGCACGGCAAGGCCATTCACTATCGTCGGATGGGGACCTACAATCCCTGGGCTCGCCTGGCCGACATGGACCGCGACCAGATCGATGTGGCCGTCATCTATCCCACCGACGAGCTGCCGCTGACCGTCACCCACGACGCGGGCTTCGCCGCGGCACGGGCCCGCGCGTACAACGATTGGCTGTACGACTACTGCGAGGTGTGCCCCCAGCGGCTCAAAGGCATCGGTCTTGTGGCGCTCCAGGACGTGGAAGGCGCCATCGAGGAGATGCGCCGGGCGACGAGCCGATTGAACATGGTGGGCATCCAGATCGGGTGCACCGTGCGAGAAGACACGTTGCTGAGTGACGCGCGGCTCTCGCCCTTCTGGGCGGAAGCGGAGCGATTGAACGTGCCCATCGCCGTCCACGGTCCTGCCCTGCCGTCGTTGTTCCGGAGCTATTTCGACATCAACCGGCCGGACCACATGCTCGAAGCCTCGCACATGGCCCACACCTTCGCGCAGATGCTCGCGTGCTCCAACATCATCACGGGCGGGGTGCTGGAGCGGTTCAGCCGGCTGAAGGTCGCGTTCCTGGAAGCGGGCGCGGGATGGGTGCCCTACTGGATGCACCGCATGGACGAGTACAACGAGGTGGCGCCCGAGCGGTGGGCGCACATCTCGGCGAAGCCCAGCGAGTACGTCAAGGGGGGCCGCGTGTTCTTCAGCTGCGAGCCCGGCGACGAGTTCATCCCGTTCTTCCTCGACCACGTCGGCGAGGACGCCATGCTGTTCGCCTCCGACTATCTCCACTTCGACGCGCTGTTCGTCGGGGAGCGGGGGCACGACGGCAATCCTTATCCCGGGACGGTGGCGACACTCCTCGGGCGGAAAGACGTTCCCGACTCCGCCAAGCGCAAGATGCTGCTCGATAACAGCCTGAATTTCTACTCGATGGACAAGTCGAAGCTTGGCCGCCGGGGCATGCCGGTGGCGCGGCCGGAGCCGGAAGAAGCGCGGCGGGCCACCATGCCGGGGTCGATCTCCGCGCGGTAG
- the rdgB gene encoding RdgB/HAM1 family non-canonical purine NTP pyrophosphatase, with translation MAASSRYSDASSRRAPSSPSASERPLVLATANHAKAREMAALLAGIPFRILSLGDFPGIVLPPEGEISYAANARDKARAVATATGELALADDSGIEVDALGGGPGVLSARYGGPGLSDPERCQVMLRALAGVPRERRTARFRCLIAVVCPHRRQEASVEGVVEGVLLESPRGEGGFGYDPLFFYPPLGRSFAELAPEEKNRVSHRAKALAQARAWLVSQP, from the coding sequence TTGGCCGCCTCATCGCGCTACAGCGACGCGTCCTCGAGGCGCGCGCCGAGCTCTCCTTCGGCCTCTGAGCGTCCGCTCGTCCTCGCCACGGCCAACCACGCCAAGGCGCGCGAGATGGCCGCCCTGCTCGCCGGCATCCCGTTCCGTATCCTGAGTCTCGGCGATTTCCCGGGGATTGTCCTGCCTCCAGAGGGCGAGATCTCCTATGCCGCCAATGCGCGGGACAAGGCCCGTGCGGTCGCCACGGCGACGGGCGAGCTCGCGCTGGCAGACGATTCCGGGATCGAAGTGGATGCCCTGGGGGGAGGTCCGGGCGTGCTCTCCGCGCGATATGGCGGTCCGGGTCTCAGCGATCCCGAGCGTTGCCAGGTCATGCTGAGGGCGCTGGCGGGCGTGCCGAGGGAGCGCCGGACGGCGCGGTTCCGATGTCTCATCGCCGTCGTCTGCCCGCATCGACGCCAGGAAGCCTCAGTCGAAGGAGTGGTCGAGGGCGTCCTGCTCGAGTCCCCCCGAGGGGAGGGAGGCTTCGGGTACGACCCGCTCTTCTTCTACCCGCCCCTGGGTCGGAGCTTCGCGGAGCTGGCGCCCGAGGAGAAGAATCGGGTCAGCCATCGGGCCAAGGCTCTTGCCCAAGCCCGCGCCTGGCTGGTATCCCAGCCTTGA